The Streptomyces sp. NBC_00102 genome segment GGTTCCAGACCGAGCAGGAGAACGGCTGTGCCGGTGCGAGCGACCAGCGCCGTCCAGTCGGGACGGCTCGGCAGCCGCACCCTGCGGGAGGCGCCTGGGAAGTGCAGAAACACGTGGTGGCCGACGATGTGCAGGCAGCGGCCGACATCACGGACCACGTCCCCCGCCCCGCCCAGTCCGCCGGAGCTGTCTGCGACACGCCGCACGCGGGCTTCTGGCGCTTCAGTAGAGCCGGGAAGAGCGGAAACAGGACAGTGGGCGATCAGGATGTGGGCGATCTCGCGGCCGTCCGGTCCGGTGCCCGGCCAGCTCCATGCGGGGAGCGAAACCAGTAGCCGAAGATCAAGGCCGGCCGAAGTATGGATGGTGCTCACGTGGTCGTCCCGCCCGCGGCCTTGAAGCAGGACCAAACGATCTTTCCGAGCGGTGCGCGGTCGCGCACTCCCCACTCGTCGGCGAGCTCGGCCACGAGGGCGAGACCACGTCCGGACAGGTCGGTACTGGCGGCCTGTCGGGGCCGGGGCCGCCGACGACGGCTGTCGTGCACCTCCAGGCGCACGATGTCGTCCTCGATGTCGAGGCGGACCAGGAATCCGTGGTCGGAGACAGTGCCGTGGACCAGCGCGTTGGTCGCCAACTCGGATACGCAGAGGCGAATGTCGTCGATCCGCTCCGGCAGGCCCCATGCGGTCAGGGTCTCGTCAGCGAATTTCCTTGCCTGTCCGACGGATTCGGGGCGGGCCGTGAAGAAGCGCTGCACCGTCTCGGTCATGGCTGTCCTCATGTTTCGGTCTCCAGGAGGCTTGCGGTTCCGGGGCTGTGGCGGCAGGCCACCGGGCTGGGGGCGGTCGGCTTCTACGAATGGTGGGGTCGGCGGACCAGCAGCAGCCGGGAGCCGGCCGCCTTGATCCACCGATCGCGTTCAGCGGCTATCGCTCTTGGGCCAAGGTGTGATGCGGCCGGGGCGAGTACGCCGTAGACGTCCGGCAGGGCCAACACGTCCAGCAGGCCGGTGAAGGCCGCCGAGCCGGGGCCGGCACTCGCTTCGCGTTCGGTGAAGACGCCGGACAGCTCCAGTTCGTGGCTACGGCAGTACTCGGCGAGCGAGGCGGCCAGCGCCTCCTGTCGGGCTTCGGAGACCCGCACGAGCCGCAGAAAGCCGTAAACGACGGGGCCGCTGACCAGGCGAAGTTCCGTGAGGGGTTCCATGCGGGGACCGTCCAAAGAGTCGACACGGGGTGACGATCCTGAGCATGGAGGACCCCGAACTCCCGGCCAATCACTTGCTGTTCTACTTCCGTTCCACTTCCGTCCCGCCATCCCCAGCCATCTGCTTCGATGACGGTGGAAGGGAGTGAGGCGTGGCAACCGTGCACCAGTGGACCGGCCTGGAGGCCAGGGCTCTGCGTCTCGCCCTACGTTTGAGCGTGCGGGCCTTTGCCGAGCACCTCGGCGTGGCCGTCGCAACGGTTTCGAAGTGGGAGAGCAAGCGCGCCGAAACCGAGCCCAGACCCGACACCCAGGCAATCCTCGACACCGCCCTCGGACGCGCCGACGCCCACGCCCACCTGCGCTTCGAGACACTCCTGTCCGAGATGGCCGGCACCGTGCAAGGCGCCGGCCGCCGGGTCACCACCTCCGGCCCCCGAGCCTGGGAGTACGAATCGTGGACCGACGACCTGGACCGCGTCGTGGTCGCGCTCGCGCGCCAGAATTTCGCCTTCGCCGACAGCCTGCTCAACCGCTGGTTGGTGCGGTTCGACGCCCGGGAACTGGACGAAAAGGGCCTGTACCTCTTCGCTCGCTCGACGGCGCTGCTGGGTGACCTCAAACGCGACCAAGGCTCAGTGATCGGCCCACTCTCCGCCCACCACTCCTACGCCGGAGCCCGCGCGGTCTTCACCCAGCTCGACATCCCACGTCGTGTCGCCCAGCTCGACCTTTCTCTCGCGGTGGTCACGGAAATGTCCGGCAAGCTGGAGATCGCTGCCCGCCTATACGAAACCCTCGCCGTCGACGACCGGCTTTCCCGCCGTGACCGTGCCAGGGCCCGCCTGTGGGTGGGTACCGCGCTGAGCAAGAGCGGTCGGCACGACTACGCGACCCGCGTCATGCAGGCCGCGACCCGCGACTTCGAGGACCTCACCGAACCCGACGACTGGTCGGTGGCCCACCAGAAACTCGCCCTCGCCCGCCGTGGCGCGGGCGACCTCAGCCAAGCCCTGCACTTCATCGACATCGCCCGCAGCAGCGGCGCCACCGACTCACCGATGCAACGCGTTCGGCTGGACACCGCCCATGGCCACATCCTGCTCTCCGACGCAGCGACCCGAGATGATGGACTCCTCGTCCTCGATCAGGCCACCCGCACGGCCGCGCAGTACGGACTCGTGCATCAACTGCGCAGTATCGAGGGCATCAAGGCCATGAGCGAGGGGCCGACCGGCCCTCGGCGACGGTGACCAGGGAGAAATGCGTGAGCGACAACCAGCAGGCCATCACCGAGGACCAGCGGCGCCGGGCCGCCCTGATCTGGGATTACCACCAGATGCACCACCCACTGCGCCCCGTCGACGTGGCGATCGGACTGGGCAGCCACGACCTCGGAGTCGCCACCCACTCCGCCGACCTGTACCGCGCCGGGCTCTTCCCGACTCTGGTCTTCACCGGCGGCAACAGCCCCACCACCGCCAAGGTCTTCCCGCGCGGCGAAGCTGTCCACTACCGCGAGCACGCCCTCTGTCTGGGCGTCCCCGCCGAAGCGATCCTGCTGGAACCAAAGGCCGGCAACACCGGGCAGAACATCACCCTTTCCCGTGAAGTCCTCGCCGCCGCCGGCATCACCCCGGCCACGGTGCTGCTGGTCTCCAAGCCCTACATGGAACGGCGGTCGTTCGCGACCGCACGCAAGCTGTGGCCCGACGTCGAGATCCTCTGCACGTCGGAGCCGCTGGAGCTCGACGGCTACATGAAATCCATCGGCGACGAAAAGCTCGTCCTGGACATGCTCGTCGGCGACCTCCAGCGAGTCATCGAGTATCCGAAGCTCGGATTCGCCATCGAGCAGCAGGTCCCGGAGGACGTGCATGGAGCGTACGAATCCCTCATCGACGACGGCTTCACCAGCCGCCTCATCACTACCTGACCTGCCAGAACCGGGCGGGCTGTGCGCCATTCATCAGCCCAACCTGTTCCCCAGACTGACCACACTGGCCAAGCTGTTCGCGGCGGACTACTGGATTGTCCTGGACGACGTACAGTTCACCCGCCGCGACTACCAGCACCGAACCCGCCTCGGTGACCTCGACGAACCGGACCGTCGGCAGTGGCTCACCATTCCCACCCAGCTTTCCAAGGGGCGGCAAACTCTCATTCGGGACGCGTTGATCGGTGACCCCGGCCTGGCCCGTCGAAAGACGGCGGGGGTGCTGCGGCAGTACTACGGAGCGAGCCCACACTGGCCGGCCCTCGCACGGGCCCTGGACCCAGTACTGGATGCCTTCGTCACGGGCCGGACCGCCACAGTCGCCGAAACCTCCACCCGTGCTCTACTCGGGCTGCTCGGCTGGCAGGGCAAGATTCTCAACAGCAGCGAACTGCCCTCCCAGCCGGGCCGCTCCCAGCGGCTCGCCGATCTTTCCGCCATCACCGGTGCCCGCTCCTATCTCTGCGGAACCGGCGGCATGACGTACCTCGACCCGGCACCGTTTGCCGCCAAGGACATCGCCGTCACGCCGTTCCGGCCGCCGACGACCGGCATCTGGTCCTCGGGCCGAAGTCTCAGTTCGCTCGGGGCATTGGCAGCACTCGGCCCGCAGGAAGTGGCCACCATTATGCAGAGGATCGCCTCGGACCACGCTTGATGTCGGGACTGTAAAACGTTCGGCTCTGTTCCGTAGTCGGTGGTGACGGTCGGTGGGCAGTTATTGAAGCAGGATGCGGTGGCGGAGGAGGTCGAATCCTGCTCGGCCGTGCATCTGTCGCATGATCTTCTTGGTTCGGGTGTTGACGCCTTCGGTCCGGCCGTTGTGGTGGGGCAGGGTGAGGCCGGCATTCACGGCGGCGCGGTCGAGTTCGAGGCCGTTGCAGAAGCTGTGCAGGTGGGGCAGGTCGGCGGTACGGACGGTAGTGATCCACTGGGTGAGCGCGTCGTGGTTGGCCTGGGCCGGGGTCAACAGCGCGGCGAACTCGCCAGTAAGCCGGGCGAGTGCCGTCATCTCCGGGCAGGCAGCGGTGAGGAGGCCGAGCAGGTCGGTGTCCTTGGTCCACAGGTGCTCGGGGTGAGTTAGCAGAAGCCGGGCGAGGCGGCGGGGAGTTGTGACGGGACGGTGGCCTTCGGCGCGGCCCTGGTTGAGGTAGCGGACCAGCAGGTTGGCACTGCCGGTGTAGCCCAGTTCCCTGATCTCGTCGAGGAGGTGGGTGACGGGCACGGCCGGGTCCTGCGCCCGTCGTTGACGCAGGTGGTCGCGGTAGGGGTCGACCAGCGTGGGCCTGTAGCGTGGGGTGATGCGATCGGCGGACGGTTCGGGGATGCGGGCGTAGCGCTTGACGGTGTTCAGGGCGAGGCTCAGTCTGCGGGCACATTCGAGTAGGCCGACGCCGGAGTCGAGGAGGGCGTGGACTTTGTGCCAGCGCTCGCGGATGGTCTGCTCGTGGATGCCGCCGGGCCGGGGCGGGTTGACGGTGGCCCAGCAGGGGGCGTGGGCCCGGACCTCGGCCAGGACCTTGTCGCACAGGTTCTGCCACAGATGCCAGCGGTCGCTGACCTGCACTGCGTCGGGCAGTGCCCGGCGGATCGCCTCGGCATAGGTGGCCGAGCCGTCCCGGCACACGACCTCGACCCCCTTCTTCGTGCGCAGCCATGCCTCCAGCGTGGCTGCCTCGCGGTCGGGCAGAACATCGATGCGCTCCCCGGTCTCGGCGTCGATGATGATCGTGGCGTAGCGGTGGCGGCGGCGCAGGGCGAAGTCGTCGACCCCGATCACCCGTGGGGCGGCCACCGTCGGGAGGGGGATGCGCCGCAGGAGGCGCAGGGCGGTGGCGTAGGAGAGGGGCGTGGCCAGGTACCGGGTGAGACGGGCGGCTGCCCGGCCGCATAACTCCTTGGCCACCTCTGAGACCTGGCTGGTCAGGCGCGTGGTGCGGCGTTGAAGGCGCTCGATCAGCCCAGGGACTTGCTCGCGGAAGGTCTGTCGCCGGCAGCCCAGGACCGGGCAGACCAGGCGCCGCACCCGGACGCGTACTACGACCCGGCGGCCATCGACCGGCACATCCGCCACCGTCCGGACGTGATACCCGTGCACCTTCCCCGTCGGTACCCCGCACACCGGGCAGGGCACCGGAACATCACGGGTCCGGGCGAGCACCCGGACTACCTGGCCGTCATCCACCACATCCTCGATGACCAGCGCCGAGAGTCCTGAAAACACCACGGCAACAAGGGAGTTGACATCTCGCATATAACATCAACGACGCCTGTCACCTGCCGTCACCACCGACTACGAAACAGAGCCGCTCGTTTGACAGACCCACCGTTGGCTGGCCGGCAAGCGGATCCGCAAGTCCGGCCTGAACCGCTACGAGACCGACGTCCGCGTGCACCTCAAACCGCACATCGGCGGCCGGCGCCTCGACCGGCTACGCGTCAGCCACCTCAGCGAGATGTTCACGGCCATCGCGGACGCCAACGCCGAGGCCCTGGAGCAGAACGCCCAGCGGCGATCAGCGGTCGATGAGCTGGCTGCTGTTCCGTGGAAGGGATTGGAGAATCGCGCTCGCCGAAAGGCCCTCAAAGCGGCGATCGACGCGATGCCGCCCTACCGCCGCGTCACCGGTCCCTCGACGCGCCAGCACGTCAAGGCCACGCTCCGCGCCGCCCTGAACGACGCGATCGGCCAGCAGATCATCACGTTCAACCCGGCAGCCCACGTCGAGATCGACGCGGCGCGTAAGCCGAAGGCACTGGTCTGGACAGACGAGCGAGTCGCCAAGTGGCGGCAGACCGGCGAGAAGCCCTCCCCCGTCATGGTGTGGACTCCGGAACACACCGGGGCCTTCCTCGACTTCGTCGCCGAGGACCGGCTGTACGCCATGTGGCACCTGATCGCCTTCCGCGGCCTGCGCCGGGGCGAGGCGTGCGGGCAGCCGTGGTCGGAGACCAACCTCGACCGGCACTCCCTCACTGTCTCGGGCCAGCTCGTGCAGGACGGCTGGGACATCGAGGCGTCGGAACCGAAGACCGACAGCGGCTTCCGCGTCGTGGCGCTGGACGACGACACCGTCGGCGTCCTGAAGCGGCACCGCGAGCAACAGCAGGCGGACCGCGAGGCGTGGGGACCGGCCTGGGTGGATACCGGGCTCGTCTTCACTCAGGAGGACGGCTCCTGGCTCCACCCCGGCAAGGTGACCGACCTCTTCGAGCGTCTCGTCGCGGCCTCGGGCCTGCCACCGATTCGCCTGCACGACCTCCGCCACGGAGCGGCCACCCTGATGCTCGCCGCCGGCATCGACGTCAAGATCGTGTCCGACACCCTCGGCCACAGCGATACCCGGATCACCCGTGACATCTACCAGAGCGTCCTCCCCCACGTCGGCAGGAGCGCCGCCGAGGCCACCGCCAAGCTGGTCCCGCTCCAGCGGAAGACCGAGGCGGAGGAAGCCGCCCGCAAAGTGGAGAAGGCCCGGAAGAAGGCCCAGCGCGCCAAGAAGGCCCAGGTCCTGTCGGCGAAGAAAGCGAAGCACAACGTGAGCCCCCAAGCCTAAGCAGAGCACCAGAAGCCCGGGAGGTAGCCATCGGCGGCTCATCCAGGTACACCACGGCACCTCCCTGCTTTTTACGCCCTGCTTCGGGTGAGCTCCACGCGGCGACGACGGCAGCGCCTTGTTCCCGCAACCCATGAGGAGCGTTCACCTAAGCCGCGTCCCGCCCGACGCACCGTTTCCAAGTGCATGCCAAACCGACATGATTAGCTGCCGTGAAGGACTTCGTGATTCCTCTCGTGATCGCAGTGATCGGATTGGCTGCAACCGGGCTAGGCGCCCTTGTTGGAGCACGAGCAGCCAGGTTCGGCGCCGAGAGGAACGCCGAGACCGTTCGACGACAAGTGCAGGACCAAGCCGCCGTGGAACACGGCCACTGGCTGAGGCAGCAGCGGCTCAGTACGTACGAGAGCTTCCTCGAAGCCTGGGATGAATGCCTACGAATCACCCAAGCATCGGCAGCAGTGCACGACCCAGATTCCACGGGCCTCGAAAATCTCGGAGAAGCCGCAGGTCGAATGGCGGAACGTGCACGGCGCATCGCACTCCTGGGACCGGAAGAGGTCACACGCACAGCTGAGGAGCTGACCGAGACGATGCAGGAAGACGTCAGAGTCTCCACCCGGTTCATCGAGGTAGCCCAAGCTGCGACAGCAGCGGTCGACAGCCGAGCGGTTCCCCCCGACGCCATGGCCAATGCAACAGAGGAGTACAGGCAACACACCGAGCAACTTGGTGAGCTCATGCGCTCCTATCGCGATCAAGGGCGGAGCCTACGAGATCTTGATGGCCATCCCCTTTTGGGCGAGCTGATGAGGAGCATCCAGCAGTACCGTCACGCTTCCGGGGAAGCGCAGGAAGCACTGGAGGAGAATTTCGCGCGCCTGTCGGGGGCAGCGGAAGCGGCATCCGCGATGGTGGCTGCCCTCACACGCAACAAGCAGGCCCGGGAACTCAGTCGGGAACGCTTCACCAGCGCGGTACGGCAGACACTCGGTACGCCACCCATGACCCGGTAGCTCAAGCAGGAAAGAAAGCTGGCTGAGAGCAACGGAAGGGCCAGGTCGCCAGGCGGAGCAGGCTCGCCCAGTAGGCCCTGGCCCCCGCCGCTCACGCAGCGCTCACGCAAGCGATCCCCCGGCACCCCACCCATCTGACGCGCCACGCCCGGAGCAGCAGAAAACCCCAGGCCACGGGCTATGTGACCTGGGGTTCTTCCGAGCCCCCTGTCGGATTCGAACCGACGACCTACGCATTACAAGTGCGTTGCTCTGGCCGGACTGAGCTAAGGAGGCGAGCGCGGGCGCGTGCCCTGTGCGGACCCGTCGCGTGCCCGTGCAGTGTAACCAATGCGGCGTGTGTCCAGGGCGTGAAATTCACGTGGCCTGAACTACAGACAGAACGGAAAACGCCAGGTAGCGTCACCTCGGGTTCACCCGAGTGGACCATCTCACTCCGTTACTCGGATCGTCCGGCACGTTCCTGCCGGTGAAGGAGAAGCATCAGCATGGCCAGTGTCACGTTCGACAAGGCGTCCCGCATCTACCCCGGCTCCACCAAGCCCGCGGTGGACCAGCTCGAGATCGACATCGCGGACGGCGAGTTCCTCGTCCTCGTCGGTCCCTCCGGTTGTGGCAAGTCGACCTCCCTGCGCATGCTCGCGGGTCTCGAGGACGTCAACGCCGGCGCCATCCGCATCGGTGACCGCGACGTCACGCACCTGCCGCCGAAGGACCGGGACATCGCCATGGTGTTCCAGAACTACGCGCTGTACCCGCACATGACCGTCGCGGACAACATGGGCTTCGCGCTCAAGATCGCCGGTGTGAACAAGACCGACATCCGGGCGAAGGTCGAAGAGGCCGCCAAGATGCTGGACCTCACCGACTACCTGGACCGCAAGCCGAAGGCGCTCTCCGGTGGTCAGCGTCAGCGTGTCGCGATGGGTCGCGCCATCGTGCGTGAGCCGCAGGTCTTCCTCATGGACGAGCCGCTGTCGAACCTCGACGCCAAGCTCCGTGTCTCCACCCGTACGCAGATCGCCTCGCTGCAGCGCCGCCTCGGCATCACGACCGTGTACGTCACCCACGACCAGGTCGAGGCCCTCACCATGGGTGACCGCGTCGCGGTCCTCAAGGACGGTCTGCTCCAGCAGGTCGACTCGCCGCGCAACATGTACGACCGCCCGGCCAACCTCTTCGTCGCCGGCTTCATCGGCTCCCCCGCGATGAACCTCATCGAGGTCCCGATCACCGACGGTGGCGTGAAGTTCGGCAACAGCGTCGTCCCGGTCTCCCGCGAGGCGCTCACCGCCGCCGCGAACCGCGGTGACACCACCGTCACGGTCGGCATCCGCCCGGAGCACTTCGACATCGTCGAGCACGGTGGCGCGGCCGCGACCGGCCTCACCAAGGCCTCCTCCGACGCCCCGGCCGGCCTCGCCGTCTCGGTCAACGTGGTCGAGGAGCTCGGCGCCGACGGCTTCGTCTACGGCGGTGCCGAGGTCGGCGGCCAGCACAAGGACCTCGTGGTCCGCGTCGGTGGCCGCGCCGTCCCGGAGAAGGGCACCAAGCTGCACGTCGTCCCGCGTCCGGACGAGCTGCACGTCTTCGCGACCTCGACGGGCGAGCGCCTCACCGCCTGATCCGTTCCCGGCGCGCATCGCCGCGCGGGCGCCTGACCGCCCCGGGCGGCAGCACCTGAACACATCGACGGTCCCGTCTCCTTCCGAGGAGGCGGGACCGTCGTCGTACCCGCCCGTCGCGCGCACGTACATGCCCGCCTGCCTACGCACGCGGCCGGCCCGGCGCCCACGCGACCAAGCCGACGGGTTTGGAGTCCGGGATGTCCGGGATGCCTTACGAGCGGTGAATACCGGCCCCACCCGGGGCAATTCACCCCTCTCCGTCAACCTCGGATTCGAAAAATGCGCTCGAACTCTCCCCCGCGAGAGTGACGGAAGGTCGTCGAATCATCACGGAACGCTACGCTCGCTGCGTGACCCACACCGCGCGCCGAATCGGCCGAACTCTCGCCTTCGTCCTGCCCGTCGTCATGGTCCTGTCCGGGACGCTCGCGGTCACCCGCGTGCCGTGGTCAGCACCGAACACGGACACCCAGCTGCTGACCGCGGCTTCCGCGACCGTGTCGCAGAAGGCCAAGCCGCTCGCCCCGCAGGACATCCTGCGCGAGAAGCTGCTCGTCGAACTCAAGGAGCAGGACCCGGGCGTCGCCCTGACGGACCTTCAGCGGGCCGTGGAGCAGAAGCCCTCGCTCGCCCGGCACTGCATGTCGATCGCCAAGGCGCTCGGCAAGGCGGCCGTCGAGCAGTACGGTCCGACGCGCGCGCACCGCTTCTCGCGGCCGGTCTGCGACACCTCGTTCGCCTCGGGCGTCGCGCAGTTCAGCTGAGCCCGTACGGTCCGGCCGGCCCCGCAGTTCGGCCGAACACCACCGGCCGGCACGGCATATCGTGCCTGGCATGCTGCATACGTATCCGACGCAGGCCGTGGTCCTGGCCGGTGGCCAGGGGTCGCGACTGCGCCCGTACACCGATGACCGTCCCAAGCCGATGGTCGAGATCCCGGGCACCGGGACCCCGATCATCGGCCATCAGCTTTCCTGGCTGGCCGCCGAGGGCGTCACCGACGTCGTGATCTCGTGCGGCCATCTTGCCGAGGTGCTCCAGGAGTGGCTGGATTCGGCCGTCCTCCCGCTGAACGTGATGACGGTCGTCGAGAACGAGCCCCTGGGGCGTGGCGGTGGGCTGAAGTACGCCGCCGCCCGGCTGCCCGATCCGGAGCAGCCCTGGTACGCCACGAACGGCGACATCTGGACCCGCTTCTCGCTGCGCGAGATGGCCGCGTTCCACACGGAGCGCGACGCCACGGCCACGCTCGCCCTGGCCCGGCCGCGCATTCCGTGGGGTGCCGTGGAGACGGACGCGTTCGGGCACATCACCGACTTCATCGAGTCGCCGCCGTCCCCGTACCTGATCAACGCGGGTGTGTACGTGTTCTCCCCGGCCTTCACTGAGCTGCTGCCCGACCGGGGCGACCATGAGCGGACCACCTTCCCCCGGCTGGCCCGCGAGCGTCTGCTCGCCGGGTACCCGCTGCCGCAGGGCGCCTACTGGCGGGCCATCGACACGGCGAAGGACCTGACCGAGGCCGCCAAGGAACTCGGCGCACGCTCCGCCGGCTGACCACCCGCGCATCACGTCCAGCCCCGGCCCCCGAACCTCCCCGCAGGTACGCGAACGGCGAAGAGGTCCCACCGGAACGTCCGGTGGGACCTCTTCGCCGTACTCCTGCCGTCGTGCGCGGCGCCCGCTCAGCCGAGGAGGCCGCCGAGCGGGTTCCGGCCGCCGCCGGAGGTCGAGTCGCCGGAACCGCTGTCGCCGTCGGACGGGTCCGAGCCGTCGCCTCCGCCGGCACCGCCTCCGTCGCCGGTGGTGGAACCGGAGGAGGACGGGCCGGAGCTGGCGGACGGGGGCGCCTGCGGGGGCGTCTCCTGCCGCGGGGGCTGCTGGACGGTGCCCTGCGTCGCGCTGGGCTCGGCACCCGAGCCCGTGGAGTCCTCACCGGCGGTGGACTCGTCGCTCGGGGCGGTGCGCTCCGCGGACGGGGTCGCCGGGGCGACGGAGCGGGACGGTACCGGGGTGTGCTCCTGGACCGGCTTCTTCGGCGCCTTGGACTCCTCGGGGGTCTCCTCCGGGAGCGGCATACCGGGAAGCTGGTTGGTCGGCTTCTCGTTCGGGCCGGGCACGGTGACCACCTGGGTGGAGCGGACCGCCCCGCCCAGCACCGAGCCGACGAGGAGAGTGAGTCCGACGACCACGCTCGCCAGAACCGATCCGCGTCGCAGGACCCGGCTGCGGAGGTCCCAGATCCCGGAGCGCGGGCCGAGCCGGCGCCACGCCTCGCCGGCCAGCCGGGCGTCCACCGAGTAGACCGGGGCGCCCGCGATGACGAGCGGGCTCCAGGCCGCGAGGAAGATGATGTCCGGGGCGTCGAAGACGGCGACGGTGTGCCAGCTGACCGTCACCAGCAGCGCGGCGGAGAGCAGCGCGCCGAAGGCGGCGGCGACGCGCTGCCAGAGGCCGAGGACGGTGAGCACACCGACGACGACCTGCAGGAAGGCGACGGTGAGTCCGGCGCCGACCGGGTGGGTGAGGGCGGCGTCCCGCAGCGGTTCGGCCGCCTCCCACGGGTGGAGCGAGTTCAGCCACTTGACCATGGAGCCGCGTTCGCCGCCGTCGAAGAAGACGGGGTCGCTGAGCTTGCCCATGCCCGCGTAGACGGAGATGAGGCCGAGGAAGACGCGGAGCGGGAAGAGAACGACGCCGAGGTTCATGCGGCGGCCCGGGTAGTAGGCGTGCCGGACGGAGTCGCCGGTGGACCGCCGGTCGCGGACCTCGGGGTCCTCGTCCAGGTCGTCGTCCAGGTCGTCGAACCGGCCCTCGCCGTACTTCTCTTCGTACCGGTCGAAGCGGCCGTCGTATCCGTTGCCCGTGCCGTCGTATCCGCTGCCCGTGCCGTCGTACGCGGGACCGGTCCCGTCGTACGCGCCGACCGCCTGTCGCATGGGCGGGAGGAGCGGACCGCCGGTGCGCTCCTGGCTGGGCAGCACCGGGTTGGGCTGCGTCTCGTCCAGGCGTGGGA includes the following:
- a CDS encoding DoxX family membrane protein: MSVDTRTPRFDDQPALSMTKVDSDPAQVIVNHASFRVQLPPGQRARLRGAAPVGAARVPAMSGAGGRRRAPVVWSGRSEPGDPGASGLLQAVRNSSTGHLDPRTATGATRLVPRLDETQPNPVLPSQERTGGPLLPPMRQAVGAYDGTGPAYDGTGSGYDGTGNGYDGRFDRYEEKYGEGRFDDLDDDLDEDPEVRDRRSTGDSVRHAYYPGRRMNLGVVLFPLRVFLGLISVYAGMGKLSDPVFFDGGERGSMVKWLNSLHPWEAAEPLRDAALTHPVGAGLTVAFLQVVVGVLTVLGLWQRVAAAFGALLSAALLVTVSWHTVAVFDAPDIIFLAAWSPLVIAGAPVYSVDARLAGEAWRRLGPRSGIWDLRSRVLRRGSVLASVVVGLTLLVGSVLGGAVRSTQVVTVPGPNEKPTNQLPGMPLPEETPEESKAPKKPVQEHTPVPSRSVAPATPSAERTAPSDESTAGEDSTGSGAEPSATQGTVQQPPRQETPPQAPPSASSGPSSSGSTTGDGGGAGGGDGSDPSDGDSGSGDSTSGGGRNPLGGLLG
- a CDS encoding ATP-binding protein — encoded protein: MTETVQRFFTARPESVGQARKFADETLTAWGLPERIDDIRLCVSELATNALVHGTVSDHGFLVRLDIEDDIVRLEVHDSRRRRPRPRQAASTDLSGRGLALVAELADEWGVRDRAPLGKIVWSCFKAAGGTTT
- a CDS encoding WbqC family protein, which codes for MERTNPSSTTASPAASSLPDLPEPGGLCAIHQPNLFPRLTTLAKLFAADYWIVLDDVQFTRRDYQHRTRLGDLDEPDRRQWLTIPTQLSKGRQTLIRDALIGDPGLARRKTAGVLRQYYGASPHWPALARALDPVLDAFVTGRTATVAETSTRALLGLLGWQGKILNSSELPSQPGRSQRLADLSAITGARSYLCGTGGMTYLDPAPFAAKDIAVTPFRPPTTGIWSSGRSLSSLGALAALGPQEVATIMQRIASDHA
- a CDS encoding YdcF family protein translates to MSDNQQAITEDQRRRAALIWDYHQMHHPLRPVDVAIGLGSHDLGVATHSADLYRAGLFPTLVFTGGNSPTTAKVFPRGEAVHYREHALCLGVPAEAILLEPKAGNTGQNITLSREVLAAAGITPATVLLVSKPYMERRSFATARKLWPDVEILCTSEPLELDGYMKSIGDEKLVLDMLVGDLQRVIEYPKLGFAIEQQVPEDVHGAYESLIDDGFTSRLITT
- a CDS encoding ISL3 family transposase, with the protein product MFSGLSALVIEDVVDDGQVVRVLARTRDVPVPCPVCGVPTGKVHGYHVRTVADVPVDGRRVVVRVRVRRLVCPVLGCRRQTFREQVPGLIERLQRRTTRLTSQVSEVAKELCGRAAARLTRYLATPLSYATALRLLRRIPLPTVAAPRVIGVDDFALRRRHRYATIIIDAETGERIDVLPDREAATLEAWLRTKKGVEVVCRDGSATYAEAIRRALPDAVQVSDRWHLWQNLCDKVLAEVRAHAPCWATVNPPRPGGIHEQTIRERWHKVHALLDSGVGLLECARRLSLALNTVKRYARIPEPSADRITPRYRPTLVDPYRDHLRQRRAQDPAVPVTHLLDEIRELGYTGSANLLVRYLNQGRAEGHRPVTTPRRLARLLLTHPEHLWTKDTDLLGLLTAACPEMTALARLTGEFAALLTPAQANHDALTQWITTVRTADLPHLHSFCNGLELDRAAVNAGLTLPHHNGRTEGVNTRTKKIMRQMHGRAGFDLLRHRILLQ
- a CDS encoding nucleotidyltransferase family protein codes for the protein MHTYPTQAVVLAGGQGSRLRPYTDDRPKPMVEIPGTGTPIIGHQLSWLAAEGVTDVVISCGHLAEVLQEWLDSAVLPLNVMTVVENEPLGRGGGLKYAAARLPDPEQPWYATNGDIWTRFSLREMAAFHTERDATATLALARPRIPWGAVETDAFGHITDFIESPPSPYLINAGVYVFSPAFTELLPDRGDHERTTFPRLARERLLAGYPLPQGAYWRAIDTAKDLTEAAKELGARSAG
- a CDS encoding ABC transporter ATP-binding protein, whose amino-acid sequence is MASVTFDKASRIYPGSTKPAVDQLEIDIADGEFLVLVGPSGCGKSTSLRMLAGLEDVNAGAIRIGDRDVTHLPPKDRDIAMVFQNYALYPHMTVADNMGFALKIAGVNKTDIRAKVEEAAKMLDLTDYLDRKPKALSGGQRQRVAMGRAIVREPQVFLMDEPLSNLDAKLRVSTRTQIASLQRRLGITTVYVTHDQVEALTMGDRVAVLKDGLLQQVDSPRNMYDRPANLFVAGFIGSPAMNLIEVPITDGGVKFGNSVVPVSREALTAAANRGDTTVTVGIRPEHFDIVEHGGAAATGLTKASSDAPAGLAVSVNVVEELGADGFVYGGAEVGGQHKDLVVRVGGRAVPEKGTKLHVVPRPDELHVFATSTGERLTA
- a CDS encoding helix-turn-helix domain-containing protein; amino-acid sequence: MATVHQWTGLEARALRLALRLSVRAFAEHLGVAVATVSKWESKRAETEPRPDTQAILDTALGRADAHAHLRFETLLSEMAGTVQGAGRRVTTSGPRAWEYESWTDDLDRVVVALARQNFAFADSLLNRWLVRFDARELDEKGLYLFARSTALLGDLKRDQGSVIGPLSAHHSYAGARAVFTQLDIPRRVAQLDLSLAVVTEMSGKLEIAARLYETLAVDDRLSRRDRARARLWVGTALSKSGRHDYATRVMQAATRDFEDLTEPDDWSVAHQKLALARRGAGDLSQALHFIDIARSSGATDSPMQRVRLDTAHGHILLSDAATRDDGLLVLDQATRTAAQYGLVHQLRSIEGIKAMSEGPTGPRRR